Proteins encoded by one window of Salvia splendens isolate huo1 chromosome 5, SspV2, whole genome shotgun sequence:
- the LOC121805180 gene encoding indole-3-acetic acid-amido synthetase GH3.6-like: MPEAPKETDPNLVAETNKKKLEFIEDITSNPDHIQQQVLSEILSRNAHVEYLNRHGLNRHTDRETFKKTMPVISYEDILPDINRIALGDTSPILCSHPISEFLTSSGTSAGERKMMPTIEEELERRSLLYSLLMPVMSQFVPGLDKGKGMYFLFIKSETKTPGGLPARPVLTSYYKSSHFKDRPYDPYTNYTSPNEAILCPDSYQSMYSQILCGLCLRTHVLRVGAVFASGFIRAIRFLEKHWSLLCHDIRTGTLNPLITDESVREAVMRILQPDPKNADFVESECRKGSWQGIIPRLWSNTKYVDVIVTGTMSQYIPTLDYYSNGLPLVCTMYASSECYFGVNLNPLCSPSDVSYTLIPTMAYFEFLPLHTNNDNELLDLANVKQGQDYELVVTTYAGLYRYRVGDVLRVAGFKNKAPQFNFICRKNVVLSIDSDKTDEVELQAAVRAAVTNLEPFGASLTEYTSYADTNGIPGHYVLYWELSHNSAIPIPPSVFEDCCLTMEESLSSVYRQNRAYEAIGPLEIRIVEGGTFDKLMDYAISLGASINQYKTPRCVKFAPIVDLLNSMLASSFFSPKCTKYAAV; encoded by the exons ATGCCTGAGGCACCCAAAGAAACCGATCCGAACCTGGTGGCTGAGACCAACAAGAAGAAGCTGGAGTTCATCGAGGACATCACCTCCAACCCCGACCACATCCAGCAACAAGTCCTCTCCGAAATCCTCTCCCGAAATGCCCACGTTGAGTATCTCAATAGGCACGGCCTCAACCGCCACACCGATCGCGAAACATTCAAGAAAACCATGCCTGTCATCTCCTACGAGGACATTCTCCCCGACATCAACCGCATCGCCCTCGGTGACACCTCCCCCATCCTCTGCTCCCATCCCATCTCCGAGTTCCTCACTAG TTCTGGAACATCTGCGGGAGAGAGGAAAATGATGCCAACAATCGAGGAGGAGCTGGAGAGGAGATCCCTCCTCTACAGCCTCCTGATGCCGGTGATGAGCCAGTTCGTCCCGGGGCTAGACAAGGGGAAAGGGATGTATTTCCTTTTCATCAAATCGGAGACCAAGACCCCGGGAGGCCTCCCCGCCCGCCCTGTTCTCACCAGCTACTACAAAAGCTCCCATTTCAAGGACAGGCCATACGACCCCTACACCAACTACACCAGCCCCAACGAGGCCATCCTCTGCCCTGACTCCTACCAGAGCATGTACTCCCAAATCCTCTGCGGCCTCTGCCTCCGCACCCACGTCCTCCGAGTCGGCGCCGTCTTCGCCTCCGGCTTCATCCGCGCCATCCGCTTCCTCGAGAAGCACTGGTCCCTCCTCTGCCACGACATCCGCACGGGGACCCTCAACCCCCTCATCACGGATGAGTCAGTGAGGGAAGCCGTGATGCGGATCCTGCAACCCGACCCGAAGAATGCGGATTTCGTGGAGTCGGAGTGCAGGAAGGGGTCATGGCAGGGGATCATCCCCCGCCTCTGGTCCAACACCAAGTACGTGGACGTTATCGTTACTGGGACCATGTCACAGTACATCCCAACTCTGGATTACTACAGCAATGGACTCCCCCTTGTCTGCACAATGTATGCCTCTTCCGAGTGCTACTTTGGTGTCAACCTCAACCCCCTCTGCAGCCCCAGTGATGTCTCCTACACTCTCATCCCAACCATGGCCTACTTCGAGTTCCTTCCGCTTCACACAAATAACGACAACGAGCTCCTAGATTTAGCCAATGTGAAGCAGGGCCAAGACTACGAGCTCGTGGTCACCACCTACGCAGGGCTTTACCGGTACAGAGTCGGCGACGTGCTGCGCGTAGCCGGCTTCAAAAACAAGGCGCCGCAGTTCAACTTCATATGCAGGAAGAACGTGGTGCTGAGCATAGACTCGGATAAGACGGACGAGGTAGAGCTGCAGGCCGCGGTCCGGGCCGCGGTCACCAACCTGGAGCCGTTCGGGGCGTCCTTGACCGAGTACACGAGCTATGCCGACACAAACGGCATCCCTGGCCACTACGTCTTGTATTGGGAGCTCAGCCACAACAGCGCCATCCCAATCCCGCCATCGGTGTTCGAGGACTGCTGCCTCACAATGGAGGAGTCGCTGAGCTCGGTGTACAGGCAGAACCGAGCGTACGAGGCGATCGGGCCGCTCGAGATTAGGATCGTGGAGGGAGGGACGTTCGACAAGCTCATGGACTACGCAATCAGCCTCGGCGCTTCCATCAATCAGTACAAGACGCCGCGCTGCGTCAAGTTCGCGCCCATTGTGGACCTCCTCAACTCCATGCTCGcatcctccttcttcagccccAAGTGCACCAAATACGCCGCCGTTTAA